A window from Leptothermofonsia sichuanensis E412 encodes these proteins:
- the psbA gene encoding photosystem II q(b) protein, with amino-acid sequence MTTLLERRTSTNPWDRLCNWITSVENRLYIGWFGVLLIPTALVAAIVFILAMIAAPPVDIDGIREPVSGSLLYGNNLMTATVVPTSNAIGLHLYPIWEAASLDEWLYNGGPWQMIVFHFLIAIYAYMGRQWELSYRLGMRPWIAVAYSAPVAAATSVLLIYPIGQGSFSDGLMLGVSGTFNFMIVFTAEHNILMHPFHMLGVAGVFGGALFSAMHGSLVTSSLVRETTEAESQNYGYKFGQEEETYNIVAAHGYFGRLIFQYASFNNSRSLHFFLAAWPVVGIWFAALGISTMSFNLNGFNFNNSVLDSQGRVIPSWADLLNRANMGIEVIHERNAHNFPLDLAAGEAQPVALKAPAIAG; translated from the coding sequence ATGACGACATTATTGGAACGAAGAACTTCAACCAACCCCTGGGATCGTCTGTGCAACTGGATTACCAGCGTGGAAAACCGTTTGTACATCGGCTGGTTTGGAGTATTGCTGATCCCGACGGCATTGGTAGCCGCGATCGTGTTCATCCTGGCGATGATTGCAGCACCCCCGGTGGATATTGATGGTATCCGCGAACCGGTCTCTGGTTCGTTGCTCTATGGCAATAACTTGATGACTGCTACCGTTGTGCCCACGTCAAATGCGATCGGGTTGCACTTATACCCAATTTGGGAAGCAGCATCTCTAGATGAATGGCTTTACAATGGCGGTCCCTGGCAAATGATTGTGTTTCATTTCTTGATTGCGATCTACGCCTACATGGGGCGGCAATGGGAATTGAGCTATCGACTGGGAATGCGTCCCTGGATTGCAGTCGCATATTCGGCTCCAGTAGCGGCAGCAACCTCCGTATTGTTGATTTATCCCATCGGTCAAGGTAGCTTCTCAGATGGGTTGATGCTGGGTGTATCAGGCACCTTTAACTTCATGATTGTTTTCACCGCAGAACATAATATTCTGATGCATCCGTTTCACATGCTGGGTGTAGCGGGTGTGTTTGGAGGAGCCTTATTCAGCGCCATGCATGGCTCGCTGGTGACTTCTTCTCTGGTACGGGAAACCACTGAAGCGGAGTCCCAAAACTATGGCTACAAGTTTGGGCAGGAGGAAGAAACCTACAATATTGTGGCAGCGCACGGCTACTTTGGGCGTCTAATCTTCCAGTATGCCAGCTTCAACAATAGCCGATCGCTACACTTCTTTCTGGCAGCCTGGCCGGTTGTTGGCATCTGGTTTGCAGCTTTAGGCATCAGTACCATGTCGTTTAACCTGAATGGGTTTAACTTCAATAACTCGGTGTTAGACAGTCAAGGGCGCGTGATTCCTAGCTGGGCCGATCTGTTGAACCGGGCCAACATGGGAATTGAAGTGATACATGAGCGCAATGCTCACAATTTCCCACTGGATCTGGCAGCCGGTGAAGCCCAGCCAGTTGCCTTAAAAGCTCCTGCAATCGCTGGCTGA
- a CDS encoding DUF3122 domain-containing protein has translation MQLDPAVPLRLEIPELGQSSIKLHVSPALIEEWQSLTMQS, from the coding sequence ATGCAATTAGACCCCGCGGTGCCGCTGCGGCTGGAAATTCCTGAGCTTGGTCAAAGCAGCATTAAGCTTCATGTTTCACCCGCATTGATCGAAGAGTGGCAATCGCTCACCATGCAGTCATAA
- a CDS encoding arsenic resistance protein, translating into MWKLLSLIQQQLVWSIPSSMIAGILFGVVVDPGFLKATIIPLTFLMVYPMMINLQVKEVFSGGDYKVQIITQLINFAVVPFFDYFVGQWFFHDQPLIALGLLLSALLPTSGMTISWTGFAKGNVSAAIKMTVVGLIAGSIITPFYAQWLMGTVVEIPLASVFQQILVIVFLPLVLGIITQRVLMATVGQDKYNKNLKQKFPAFSTLGVLGVVFVAMALRAKGIVENPWLLVSLLLPLAIVYSGNFLLSTIVGKLFFNRNDAIALVYGTVMRNLSIALAIAMTAFGKEGSEIALIISMAYIIQVQAAAWYVKFTDRIFGKPLEAI; encoded by the coding sequence ATGTGGAAACTTCTTTCTCTCATTCAGCAGCAGCTTGTTTGGTCAATTCCGTCTTCAATGATCGCAGGCATTCTCTTTGGTGTTGTCGTTGACCCTGGTTTCCTCAAAGCAACCATTATTCCTCTAACCTTCCTCATGGTATATCCCATGATGATCAACTTACAGGTTAAGGAAGTTTTTTCAGGTGGTGACTATAAGGTTCAAATTATCACTCAATTGATTAACTTTGCGGTTGTTCCTTTTTTTGATTATTTTGTGGGCCAATGGTTTTTCCATGATCAGCCGCTGATTGCACTAGGACTCCTCTTATCTGCCTTACTGCCTACCAGTGGCATGACGATTTCCTGGACAGGGTTTGCGAAAGGAAATGTGAGTGCAGCAATCAAAATGACTGTTGTCGGGTTAATTGCTGGGTCAATTATTACTCCATTTTATGCCCAGTGGTTAATGGGCACTGTGGTAGAGATTCCTTTAGCAAGCGTGTTCCAACAAATCTTGGTGATTGTCTTCCTGCCCCTGGTTTTAGGCATAATCACTCAGCGTGTCCTGATGGCAACGGTTGGACAGGATAAGTACAATAAAAATCTAAAGCAGAAATTTCCCGCCTTCTCGACATTGGGCGTATTAGGAGTGGTATTTGTTGCAATGGCATTGCGTGCGAAAGGAATTGTGGAAAATCCCTGGCTGCTGGTTTCCCTGCTTTTGCCGTTGGCAATTGTGTATAGTGGCAACTTTTTGCTGAGTACAATCGTTGGTAAGCTGTTTTTTAATCGGAATGATGCGATCGCGCTAGTTTATGGAACTGTAATGCGGAACCTATCGATTGCTTTGGCGATCGCAATGACAGCTTTTGGCAAAGAGGGTTCAGAAATCGCGCTGATCATTTCAATGGCATACATTATTCAAGTGCAGGCGGCTGCCTGGTATGTGAAATTTACCGACAGAATCTTTGGAAAACCTCTTGAGGCAATTTAA
- a CDS encoding DUF4079 domain-containing protein: MPSLYLGVQVRWTSLAEGDRKRALIKSRFATRHYQMGFPVFPPETAVQAI, encoded by the coding sequence ATGCCCTCTCTGTACCTGGGTGTACAAGTCCGATGGACGAGTCTAGCGGAGGGCGATCGCAAGAGAGCGCTGATCAAAAGTCGCTTTGCGACTCGTCATTATCAAATGGGATTTCCAGTATTCCCGCCTGAAACCGCTGTTCAGGCAATATAG
- a CDS encoding YgaP family membrane protein: MKTNVGLLDRLIRLVLASVLFYLGLFLYSGTTLGIGLVVAGSVSLVTALVGFCGLYRLLGIHTNQPNEQL; this comes from the coding sequence ATGAAAACGAATGTTGGCTTGCTTGATCGCCTGATCCGCCTGGTTTTGGCTTCAGTGCTGTTTTATCTAGGATTGTTTCTCTACAGTGGCACTACTTTGGGGATTGGGCTGGTGGTCGCAGGTAGTGTATCTTTAGTCACAGCACTGGTCGGCTTCTGCGGTCTTTATCGCCTTCTCGGAATTCACACAAACCAGCCCAACGAACAACTTTAG
- a CDS encoding GNAT family N-acetyltransferase: MLPTGYTLRQAHSGDMGAIRRLVLTAMLDPTQLRWSQFWVIEQAGKVIACGQLRNFLDAQELGSVVVKPEFRGRGLGSHLIQHLIQQATQPLYLECLGKRLPGFYTRFGFVPVAWEDLPPGIKQKFRLSNLAAKVFRLPVTIMQHRVGHC, from the coding sequence GTGCTACCAACTGGATACACACTACGCCAGGCTCACTCTGGAGATATGGGAGCCATTCGGAGACTCGTTCTAACCGCTATGCTGGATCCCACTCAGTTACGCTGGTCCCAGTTTTGGGTGATTGAGCAAGCAGGCAAGGTTATTGCCTGTGGCCAGTTGCGAAACTTTCTGGATGCCCAGGAATTGGGCAGTGTGGTCGTTAAACCAGAATTTAGAGGTCGGGGTTTGGGTAGCCATTTGATTCAACATCTGATTCAACAAGCTACTCAGCCACTCTACCTGGAGTGTCTGGGAAAGCGGCTGCCAGGCTTTTACACCCGTTTTGGATTTGTTCCAGTTGCCTGGGAAGACCTGCCACCGGGCATAAAGCAAAAGTTCAGGCTATCGAACCTTGCGGCTAAAGTATTCCGTCTGCCAGTGACCATCATGCAACATCGTGTTGGGCATTGCTGA
- a CDS encoding IS3 family transposase (programmed frameshift) translates to MQRKQHSAEFKAKVAIEAIKGLKTVNELATEHGVHPTQIHQWKKQVLDELPGIFSSRRAQSQKEQEDLTASLYQQIGQLKVELDWLKKKSLALSLDHKRQLVEPNHSDISVARQCELLDLARSSWYYKPVAVDAYELHLMNLIDAQYTKTPFYGIRRMTAWLRTQGEVVNHKRVARMMRQMGIEAIYPRPRTTIPADNARRYPYLLKGLTIDAPNLVWSTDITYIRLARGFVYLVAIIDWYSRYVLSWQLSNTMDIHFCLVALEQALQLGQPVIFNSDQGSQFTSHPFTSYLESRDIRISHDGKGRAFDNIFIERLWRSVKYEEVYLKDYSTVAVAMEGLGNYFEFYNHQRLHQALNYQVPSAVHFSTGDDNYVLEQTQKNK, encoded by the exons ATGCAGCGCAAACAACACAGTGCAGAATTCAAAGCCAAGGTCGCTATCGAAGCGATCAAAGGACTGAAAACGGTGAACGAACTGGCAACCGAACACGGGGTACATCCGACGCAGATCCACCAGTGGAAGAAACAAGTCCTTGACGAACTGCCCGGCATCTTCTCATCCCGGCGTGCCCAAAGCCAGAAGGAACAGGAGGACTTAACGGCAAGCCTGTATCAGCAGATTGGGCAACTCAAAGTCGAGTTGGACTGGTTGAAAAAAAAATC TCTGGCATTGTCGCTCGATCATAAACGCCAACTGGTGGAGCCAAATCATTCCGACATTAGTGTGGCACGTCAATGCGAATTGCTCGATTTAGCCCGCTCCAGTTGGTACTACAAGCCCGTTGCCGTAGACGCTTACGAGTTGCATCTGATGAATCTGATTGATGCTCAGTACACCAAAACGCCGTTTTATGGCATTCGCCGCATGACAGCGTGGCTGAGAACGCAGGGCGAAGTAGTCAATCATAAGCGGGTAGCACGAATGATGCGGCAAATGGGCATCGAAGCGATTTATCCTCGTCCCCGCACGACGATTCCTGCGGATAATGCACGACGTTATCCCTATCTGCTCAAAGGATTGACGATTGATGCGCCGAATTTAGTTTGGAGTACTGACATTACCTATATTCGGCTTGCCAGGGGCTTTGTGTATCTCGTTGCGATCATTGATTGGTACAGTCGCTATGTTCTCTCGTGGCAGTTGTCTAACACAATGGATATCCACTTCTGCCTGGTGGCACTGGAACAAGCCTTACAACTCGGACAGCCTGTGATCTTCAACTCCGACCAGGGCAGCCAGTTCACAAGCCATCCGTTCACGAGCTACCTGGAAAGCAGGGATATTCGGATCTCTCACGATGGCAAAGGACGAGCGTTCGACAACATCTTTATCGAACGGCTTTGGCGCAGTGTCAAATATGAGGAGGTGTATCTCAAAGATTATTCAACGGTCGCGGTTGCGATGGAGGGATTGGGGAACTACTTCGAGTTTTACAATCATCAGCGGTTACATCAGGCGTTGAATTATCAAGTGCCATCCGCAGTGCATTTCAGTACAGGAGATGATAACTATGTATTAGAGCAAACACAAAAGAACAAATGA
- a CDS encoding Tll0287-like domain-containing protein — protein MVLAAPNIPNPSELSHAVQEIENLDAMRSGLASSLEGRTEEPTMQTMKEVCRPVGMRAMQLGQENGWQVKQIAKRYRNPAHKPDNLHAQIALEKFEREPDLIGFWDRETIDGQLGTRYYRRINVEASCLVCHGAKENCPQFVKDNYPQDLAYNFHVGDLRGMYAVFIPDDVKQAIQDAVNPPS, from the coding sequence ATGGTGCTAGCCGCTCCCAACATTCCCAATCCGAGTGAATTATCCCACGCAGTTCAGGAAATTGAAAATCTGGATGCAATGCGATCTGGATTAGCGTCTTCCCTGGAGGGGCGCACAGAAGAACCTACGATGCAAACCATGAAGGAAGTTTGCCGCCCAGTAGGAATGCGAGCGATGCAACTGGGTCAGGAGAATGGCTGGCAGGTGAAGCAGATTGCGAAGAGATATCGCAACCCTGCCCATAAACCTGATAATTTACATGCTCAGATCGCCCTGGAAAAGTTTGAACGGGAACCCGATCTTATTGGATTTTGGGATCGAGAAACCATTGATGGGCAGTTGGGCACTCGCTATTATCGTCGCATCAACGTGGAAGCAAGTTGTTTAGTCTGTCATGGAGCAAAAGAAAACTGTCCTCAATTTGTTAAAGATAACTATCCCCAAGATTTAGCCTACAACTTCCATGTGGGTGATCTGCGTGGGATGTATGCTGTGTTCATTCCCGATGATGTGAAACAAGCGATTCAAGACGCAGTCAATCCACCATCCTAA
- a CDS encoding NAD(P)/FAD-dependent oxidoreductase gives MAHIIVIGAGLGGLPTAYELRHLLPHHHQITLISDTPQFTFLPSLPWVALGLTALESIQVKLLNRLEPRGIHWVQGRVEGIDPDNRQLIVNQEPLSYDYLVIATGAELDLDAVPGLGPDNGYTQSVCNPHHAQLAQQAWQQFLKQPGPLVMGAVPGASCFGPAYEFALLADHELRKRGLRDQVPITFVTPEPYAGQWRRAIALQGAWVGWAKTAFEQYFLAKMRLGAAVPWFERLALKGVGLLLVEPLATSSTDCLHGTPC, from the coding sequence ATGGCTCACATTATTGTGATTGGCGCAGGATTGGGTGGTCTGCCTACTGCCTACGAACTCCGGCATCTTCTACCCCATCATCATCAAATTACCTTAATATCAGATACTCCCCAGTTTACCTTTCTCCCTTCGCTGCCCTGGGTGGCTTTAGGGTTAACAGCCCTGGAGTCAATTCAGGTGAAGTTGCTCAACCGACTTGAACCGCGGGGCATTCATTGGGTGCAAGGGCGAGTGGAAGGGATTGATCCAGACAACCGACAGTTGATTGTGAATCAAGAGCCGCTTTCTTACGACTACCTGGTGATTGCAACCGGAGCAGAACTCGATTTAGACGCGGTACCAGGTCTTGGCCCAGATAATGGCTATACCCAATCGGTGTGTAACCCCCATCATGCGCAATTAGCACAGCAAGCATGGCAACAGTTTTTAAAACAGCCAGGGCCGTTGGTCATGGGTGCAGTTCCAGGAGCAAGTTGCTTTGGACCGGCTTATGAGTTCGCGCTGTTAGCGGATCACGAATTGCGAAAACGAGGCTTGCGAGATCAAGTCCCAATCACCTTTGTGACACCAGAACCCTATGCAGGTCAATGGCGACGGGCGATCGCACTGCAAGGAGCCTGGGTGGGGTGGGCAAAAACCGCATTTGAGCAGTATTTCCTTGCCAAAATGCGTTTGGGTGCGGCTGTCCCCTGGTTTGAGCGGCTTGCCCTGAAAGGGGTTGGCTTATTGCTGGTGGAACCCCTGGCAACATCATCAACCGATTGCCTGCATGGAACCCCCTGCTGA
- the petC gene encoding cytochrome b6-f complex iron-sulfur subunit, with translation MDDTFPLEESSLSRRQLLNFLTGATVAVTIGSALYPVNQFFVPPKEDIGVEGGIIATDILGNPIPASQILTEPPGTRALVAGLAGEPTYLVVKDDQTLDPIGLVDNCTHLGCTFPWNPVDQQFQCPCHGSLYAPDGMVIRGPAPLPLKIVHVTVMDNGSILISPWTEADPRTGKEPWWV, from the coding sequence ATGGACGACACTTTTCCTCTCGAAGAATCATCTTTATCACGGCGACAACTGCTTAACTTTCTCACCGGAGCAACGGTAGCCGTAACGATAGGTTCTGCGCTCTATCCGGTTAATCAGTTTTTTGTTCCACCCAAAGAAGACATTGGAGTAGAGGGTGGCATCATTGCTACAGATATTCTGGGGAATCCGATTCCCGCAAGCCAAATTCTGACAGAACCCCCCGGAACTCGTGCGCTGGTAGCAGGGTTAGCGGGTGAGCCAACCTACCTTGTTGTCAAAGACGACCAAACGCTTGATCCTATAGGGCTTGTGGATAATTGTACTCACTTGGGTTGCACCTTTCCCTGGAACCCAGTCGATCAGCAGTTTCAGTGCCCCTGTCATGGTTCTCTTTACGCGCCGGATGGAATGGTGATTCGGGGGCCAGCCCCCCTACCCCTCAAGATTGTTCATGTCACCGTGATGGACAATGGTAGTATTTTGATCTCCCCCTGGACGGAAGCCGATCCCCGCACTGGCAAAGAGCCTTGGTGGGTTTAA
- a CDS encoding glycoside hydrolase family 19 protein: protein MELQIWRLQALIRLLELTAKLEGDANRSDDLLDALIRKLNNQPDRPADKLPYAGIFGLTDVNAGRRKAREELQNSWHKLQGESNDTDGLVDNLLRSLSNLPDRPTDKQPYASLFPVPKMVWLTPDSLRAIAPEASLNRVEQLAPHLNRTMVEYSINTPLRQAHFLAQIAHESDRFNALEEYASGSDYEYRSDLGNTQPGDGVRFKGRGLIQVTGRTNYLECGRALGVDLISNPARLADPDLACRSAGWYWNTRQLNGDADRDDVRTVTRVINGGYNGLDDRIHLLQAAKRVLGT from the coding sequence ATGGAATTGCAAATCTGGAGACTACAGGCACTCATTCGACTGTTGGAACTGACTGCCAAACTTGAAGGTGACGCCAACAGAAGCGACGATCTGCTGGATGCACTGATCCGAAAATTAAACAACCAGCCCGATCGTCCTGCCGATAAGCTGCCCTATGCAGGTATTTTCGGCTTGACAGACGTTAATGCAGGGCGAAGGAAAGCCCGTGAGGAACTGCAAAATAGCTGGCATAAACTTCAGGGGGAGTCCAACGATACGGATGGGCTGGTGGATAACTTGCTTCGTTCACTCAGTAATCTGCCTGACCGACCAACCGATAAGCAACCCTATGCCTCCCTGTTTCCAGTCCCCAAAATGGTGTGGTTGACACCGGATAGTTTGCGGGCGATTGCGCCAGAGGCGTCTCTGAACCGGGTTGAACAACTGGCTCCCCATCTGAACCGAACCATGGTGGAGTACAGTATCAACACCCCCCTGCGTCAGGCTCACTTTCTGGCTCAAATTGCCCACGAGAGCGATCGCTTCAATGCCCTGGAAGAGTATGCTTCTGGTTCAGACTACGAGTATCGCAGTGATCTGGGCAACACCCAACCGGGGGACGGGGTTCGTTTCAAAGGCAGAGGACTGATCCAGGTAACAGGACGGACTAACTACCTGGAGTGCGGTAGAGCTTTAGGGGTTGACCTGATCAGTAATCCAGCCCGACTGGCAGACCCTGACCTGGCATGTCGCAGTGCTGGCTGGTACTGGAACACCCGACAATTGAACGGAGATGCTGACCGGGATGATGTGCGGACTGTCACCCGTGTTATAAATGGCGGTTATAACGGGCTGGACGACCGGATCCATTTGCTCCAGGCCGCCAAGAGAGTCCTGGGCACTTAA
- a CDS encoding alpha/beta hydrolase family protein, which translates to MVAIAQEAQQEEGASPIIDTSLPNPQEPGPFRVARRTWHLERSTFTPEGMSVQRRFEVEVYLPEDTPQPSPVVVISHGLGSSPAGFAYLGSHLASHGFVAVVPEHIGSGEQQREDLFNGLTSSNVTLTEFIERPLDVKQALDELERQARSELAGKLNLQKVGIIGHSFGGYTALVTAGAMFNLARLFQQCPTALRFNSSIALQCLNQRLPFFDVSILNDSRIKAVIALNPFTSLVFGPEGMGQIQVPTLLLGSSRDIITPLVLEQVHPFLWLKTPQKYLVNIELAGHAAVDGTDGDQTPEPGTPGFLLSGPDPALAREYVRALSVAFMQVYVGDRPAYQTYLNAGYARAISRPPLQLYLVNSLSPERLQQTYGSPPPVPFFPAPIPTFNSYPKSAMPNTMLHDGHWQTEYFSRKVR; encoded by the coding sequence GTGGTGGCGATCGCTCAGGAAGCCCAACAAGAGGAGGGAGCCAGTCCCATCATAGATACCAGCCTGCCCAACCCCCAGGAGCCGGGACCCTTTAGGGTGGCTCGACGCACCTGGCACCTTGAGCGATCCACCTTCACACCTGAAGGAATGTCCGTTCAACGCCGGTTTGAGGTTGAAGTTTATCTGCCGGAGGACACCCCCCAACCCTCGCCAGTCGTGGTCATTTCCCACGGGTTAGGGTCTTCGCCTGCCGGGTTTGCCTATCTGGGGAGTCATCTGGCGTCCCATGGGTTTGTCGCCGTAGTACCAGAGCACATTGGCAGCGGGGAACAGCAACGGGAGGATCTATTCAACGGGTTAACGAGCAGTAATGTCACCCTGACCGAGTTTATAGAGCGTCCCCTGGATGTGAAACAGGCATTGGATGAACTGGAGCGGCAGGCGAGATCTGAGCTGGCAGGCAAACTCAATCTGCAAAAAGTTGGAATTATTGGCCACTCGTTTGGGGGATATACGGCACTGGTCACCGCCGGGGCAATGTTCAACCTAGCTCGTCTGTTTCAACAATGTCCTACTGCCCTGCGATTTAATTCCTCCATTGCCTTACAGTGTCTCAATCAGAGGCTTCCCTTCTTTGATGTCAGCATTCTCAACGATTCACGGATTAAAGCCGTGATCGCCCTCAACCCCTTCACCAGTCTCGTTTTTGGACCAGAGGGAATGGGTCAAATTCAGGTCCCTACCCTGCTCTTGGGTAGCTCCCGCGACATTATTACCCCCCTGGTATTAGAACAGGTGCATCCATTCCTCTGGCTCAAAACGCCTCAGAAATACCTGGTCAACATCGAGCTTGCTGGTCATGCGGCAGTGGATGGGACGGACGGAGATCAAACCCCAGAACCCGGTACTCCTGGTTTTCTGCTATCTGGACCAGATCCCGCCCTGGCGCGGGAATATGTCAGGGCGCTGAGTGTGGCATTTATGCAGGTGTATGTGGGCGATCGCCCCGCCTATCAAACCTACCTGAATGCGGGCTATGCCCGGGCCATCTCCCGCCCGCCCCTTCAACTGTATCTGGTTAACTCCCTTTCTCCTGAGCGGTTACAGCAGACCTACGGCAGTCCACCTCCTGTTCCGTTTTTCCCCGCCCCAATTCCAACCTTCAATTCCTATCCAAAATCAGCAATGCCCAACACGATGTTGCATGATGGTCACTGGCAGACGGAATACTTTAGCCGCAAGGTTCGATAG
- a CDS encoding class I SAM-dependent methyltransferase has product MNQWDTRYKAEDYVYGTTANDFLISVADRIPPGHILCLAEGEGRNAVFLAEKGYTVTAVDFSSVGLQKARQLASERGVSIKTCCADLSEFMIQPNQWQGIVSIFAHLPPEIRVPLHRAVVAGLVMGGAFVLEAYTPQQLQYKTGGPPTAELMMNLSDLQTELNGLEWAIAQEKVRFIQEGTLHNGMSAVVQLLGFRH; this is encoded by the coding sequence ATGAACCAGTGGGACACACGCTACAAGGCAGAAGACTATGTCTATGGCACGACTGCCAATGACTTCTTAATCAGTGTTGCTGATCGCATTCCGCCAGGGCACATTCTCTGTCTGGCAGAGGGAGAAGGACGAAACGCCGTCTTCCTTGCAGAGAAAGGCTATACGGTCACGGCGGTTGACTTTTCGAGTGTTGGCTTGCAGAAGGCGCGACAATTGGCATCTGAGCGAGGCGTCAGCATCAAAACCTGTTGTGCGGATTTGAGTGAGTTTATGATTCAGCCCAACCAATGGCAGGGGATTGTCTCTATCTTTGCCCATCTGCCGCCAGAAATCCGAGTTCCGCTGCACCGCGCTGTTGTAGCAGGATTGGTGATGGGTGGAGCCTTTGTTTTGGAAGCCTACACGCCTCAGCAATTGCAATATAAGACTGGTGGCCCACCAACTGCTGAGTTGATGATGAACCTGTCTGATTTACAGACTGAATTGAACGGACTGGAATGGGCAATCGCGCAGGAAAAAGTTCGCTTCATTCAGGAAGGGACGCTACACAACGGAATGAGTGCTGTGGTACAACTGCTAGGATTCAGGCATTAA
- a CDS encoding Arm DNA-binding domain-containing protein has translation MNPKPYQRKAARGAVKIKNSSDRLQLVFTFAGNRCYLSLGFADNHPQN, from the coding sequence ATGAATCCGAAACCCTATCAGCGTAAGGCTGCCAGAGGAGCAGTCAAAATCAAGAACTCCAGCGATCGATTGCAGTTAGTCTTCACTTTTGCTGGAAACCGCTGCTACCTCTCATTGGGTTTTGCTGATAATCATCCCCAAAACTGA
- a CDS encoding rhodanese-like domain-containing protein codes for MSKLTHSRQAHAEPTVIDLSPIEFAQLPNPPLLIDVRSSLEYFTGHAPDARNLSLPRILMGLSLTQWFLPRWFRELSKEQPIAVICLTAHRSPIAAKKLADAGFTTIYNITGGMIEWRKSGLKTEFKTKTN; via the coding sequence ATGTCTAAACTGACTCATTCCAGGCAGGCTCATGCTGAGCCAACTGTAATTGACCTGTCTCCCATAGAATTTGCTCAGTTGCCGAACCCACCATTACTCATCGATGTTCGCAGTTCCTTGGAGTATTTCACAGGTCATGCCCCCGATGCCCGCAACTTAAGTTTGCCACGAATTCTAATGGGCTTAAGCCTAACCCAGTGGTTTTTGCCCCGATGGTTCCGGGAATTGTCAAAAGAGCAACCCATTGCCGTAATCTGCTTAACAGCCCATCGCAGCCCGATCGCAGCAAAGAAGCTTGCAGATGCAGGTTTCACTACGATCTATAACATCACAGGCGGCATGATAGAGTGGCGGAAATCGGGTCTGAAGACCGAATTCAAAACCAAAACAAATTGA
- a CDS encoding ArsR/SmtB family transcription factor, whose protein sequence is MDWTTNLKRLEHMADRFRMMSDPTRLQILAVLGEQELSVQDICDRTGYKQSNVSKHLRILREIGAIACEQRSYYHYYRVIDPQILSCWRCTKTACNESGESYVKADSEIDATLSPTSDHPYPQAGCHDQFQSIAGQLETSNGASRSQHSQSE, encoded by the coding sequence ATGGATTGGACAACGAACTTAAAACGACTGGAACACATGGCGGATCGATTTCGGATGATGTCTGACCCAACTCGTCTACAAATTCTGGCGGTGTTGGGGGAGCAGGAATTGAGTGTGCAGGATATTTGCGATCGCACAGGCTACAAACAGTCCAATGTCTCCAAGCACCTGCGGATATTGCGTGAAATTGGGGCGATCGCCTGCGAACAACGCAGCTACTACCACTACTATCGCGTGATCGATCCGCAAATTCTAAGCTGTTGGCGTTGTACCAAAACTGCTTGTAATGAATCAGGAGAATCTTATGTTAAAGCCGATTCAGAGATTGATGCAACACTTTCACCAACATCTGATCATCCCTATCCTCAAGCTGGTTGTCATGATCAGTTTCAGTCTATTGCTGGTCAGTTGGAAACCTCTAATGGTGCTAGCCGCTCCCAACATTCCCAATCCGAGTGA